One genomic window of Pseudomonas aeruginosa includes the following:
- a CDS encoding sensor histidine kinase has protein sequence MSAGFGSRMSLGVRLSLLFAACTAAVSLIAGLIFSRAIDEHFVELDHMAMSAKLAVFRDELRGLGSEQQMRRREAELLRELARHPDLGLRLNGPDGSLWFERLPQPAHPGLPANRELGAPLEPGNDASPQLTVILDISHHQHFLQRMRQLIWLTMSLSALATALLGAWATGASLAPLRRMREVAARVSANSLTTRLDASRMPEELRGLAGELNAMLARLEEAFQRLSAFSADIAHELRTPLTSLLTQTQVVLSRPRSLEDYREALHGNLEELERLTAMVNDMLLLAKADHGLLAPSRQALDLGAEVDSLLEFYQPLAEDRDIRLLREGSLSLPGDRGMLRRVLANLLDNALRFTADGGEIRIRLGDRRLSVENQGPAIPPERLPRLFDRFYRADPARREGQGEHAGLGLAICRSIVQAHGGEIRCESADGWTRFVIDFARPRR, from the coding sequence ATGAGCGCCGGGTTCGGCTCGCGGATGTCCCTCGGCGTCCGCCTGAGCCTGCTGTTCGCCGCCTGCACGGCGGCGGTCTCGCTGATCGCCGGATTGATCTTCAGCAGGGCCATCGACGAGCATTTCGTCGAGCTCGACCATATGGCGATGTCCGCCAAGCTCGCGGTGTTTCGCGATGAGCTGCGCGGCCTCGGCTCGGAACAACAGATGCGCCGCCGCGAAGCGGAACTGCTGCGCGAACTGGCACGCCATCCCGACCTCGGCCTGCGCCTGAACGGCCCGGATGGCAGCCTCTGGTTCGAGCGCCTGCCGCAGCCTGCGCATCCCGGCCTGCCCGCCAACCGCGAACTCGGCGCCCCGCTGGAGCCCGGCAACGACGCTTCGCCGCAACTCACCGTGATCCTCGACATCAGTCATCACCAGCACTTCCTGCAACGCATGCGCCAGTTGATCTGGCTGACCATGAGCCTGTCGGCGCTGGCCACGGCGCTGCTCGGCGCCTGGGCCACCGGCGCCAGCCTGGCGCCGCTGCGACGGATGCGCGAAGTCGCCGCGCGGGTTTCCGCCAACTCCCTCACCACCCGCCTCGACGCCAGCCGGATGCCAGAGGAGCTGCGCGGACTGGCCGGCGAGCTGAACGCCATGCTGGCGCGCCTGGAAGAAGCCTTCCAGCGCCTCTCGGCGTTCTCCGCCGACATCGCCCACGAGTTGCGCACCCCGCTCACCAGTCTGCTGACCCAGACCCAGGTGGTATTGTCCCGCCCACGCTCGCTGGAGGATTATCGCGAGGCCCTGCACGGCAACCTCGAGGAGCTGGAACGGCTCACCGCGATGGTCAACGACATGCTGTTGCTGGCCAAGGCCGACCACGGCCTGCTGGCGCCCAGCCGCCAGGCCCTGGACCTGGGCGCGGAAGTCGACTCGCTGCTGGAGTTCTACCAGCCGCTGGCGGAAGACCGCGACATCCGCCTGCTGCGCGAAGGCAGCCTGAGCCTGCCCGGCGACCGCGGCATGCTGCGGCGGGTGCTGGCCAACCTGCTGGACAACGCCCTGCGCTTCACCGCCGATGGCGGCGAGATACGTATCCGTCTCGGCGACCGACGCCTGAGCGTGGAGAACCAGGGTCCGGCGATTCCTCCCGAGCGCTTGCCGCGCCTGTTCGACCGGTTCTATCGTGCCGATCCGGCGCGCCGCGAAGGCCAGGGTGAACACGCCGGGCTCGGCCTGGCGATCTGCCGCTCCATCGTCCAGGCCCACGGCGGCGAGATCCGCTGCGAGTCTGCCGACGGCTGGACCCGTTTCGTCATCGATTTCGCTCGCCCGCGCCGATGA
- a CDS encoding heavy metal response regulator transcription factor: MKLLIVEDEPRIGQYLRQGLAEAGFAVDLSDDGNEGEQLALGGDYDLLILDVMLPGRDGWQILRSVRDAGMTVPVLFLTARDAVEDRVRGLEQGADDYLVKPFAFVELLARVRTLLRRGSQQLQETTLQLADLELDLLRRRVQRQGKRIDLTAKEFALLELLLRRSGEVLPKSLIASQVWDMNFDSDTNVIEVAIRRLRAKVDDDYPQRLIHTVRGMGYVLEERDE; the protein is encoded by the coding sequence ATGAAACTGCTGATCGTCGAAGACGAACCGCGCATCGGCCAGTACCTGCGCCAGGGGCTCGCCGAGGCAGGCTTCGCCGTCGACCTGAGCGACGATGGCAACGAGGGCGAGCAACTGGCCCTGGGCGGCGACTACGACCTGCTGATCCTCGACGTCATGCTGCCCGGCCGTGACGGCTGGCAGATCCTGCGCAGCGTGCGCGACGCCGGGATGACCGTACCGGTGCTGTTCCTGACCGCCCGCGATGCCGTAGAGGACCGCGTGCGCGGCCTCGAACAAGGCGCCGACGATTACCTGGTGAAGCCGTTCGCCTTCGTCGAACTGCTCGCCCGGGTGCGCACCCTGCTGCGCCGGGGCAGCCAGCAGTTGCAGGAGACCACCCTGCAACTGGCCGACCTCGAACTCGATTTGCTGCGCCGCCGGGTGCAACGCCAGGGCAAGCGGATCGACCTCACCGCCAAGGAGTTCGCCCTGCTCGAACTGCTGCTGCGGCGCAGCGGCGAGGTGCTGCCCAAGTCGCTGATCGCCTCGCAGGTCTGGGACATGAACTTCGACAGCGATACCAACGTCATCGAGGTGGCCATCCGCCGCCTGCGCGCCAAGGTCGACGACGACTACCCGCAGCGCCTGATCCATACCGTGCGCGGCATGGGCTACGTTCTCGAAGAGCGCGACGAATGA
- the ptrA gene encoding T3SS anti-activator PtrA, whose translation MRTFTASTLAFLLVLAPTVPAMADSGGDIVFERMQAQAAKARAAHQEKLAKQAEATKKDKENC comes from the coding sequence ATGCGTACCTTCACTGCCTCCACCCTCGCTTTCCTGCTGGTCCTCGCCCCGACCGTTCCGGCCATGGCCGACAGCGGCGGCGACATCGTCTTCGAGCGCATGCAGGCCCAGGCCGCCAAGGCTCGTGCCGCGCACCAGGAGAAACTGGCGAAGCAGGCCGAAGCGACGAAGAAGGACAAGGAAAACTGCTGA
- a CDS encoding cupredoxin domain-containing protein: MLPTASRQAQRHRIGDINPMEIPRMFPRRLLPASLIVLGVLFGASAQASPAHGQAFGKPAQAAQASRSIEVVLGDMYFKPRAIEVKAGETVRFVLKNEGKLLHEFNLGDAAMHAEHQKEMLEMQQSGMLTPTGMASMDHSQMGHGMAGMDHGRMMKHDDPNSVLVEPGKSAELTWTFAKATRLEFACNIPGHYQAGMVGQLTVQP, translated from the coding sequence ATGCTCCCGACAGCCAGCCGGCAGGCGCAGCGACACAGGATAGGCGACATCAACCCGATGGAGATTCCCCGTATGTTTCCGCGCCGCCTGCTTCCCGCTTCCCTGATCGTCCTCGGCGTGCTTTTCGGTGCCAGCGCCCAGGCTTCACCGGCCCACGGCCAGGCCTTCGGCAAGCCGGCCCAGGCCGCGCAGGCCAGCCGCAGCATCGAGGTGGTGCTCGGCGACATGTACTTCAAGCCGCGGGCGATCGAGGTCAAGGCCGGCGAGACGGTCCGCTTCGTGCTGAAGAACGAAGGCAAGCTGTTGCACGAGTTCAACCTGGGAGACGCGGCGATGCATGCCGAGCACCAGAAGGAGATGCTGGAGATGCAGCAGTCCGGGATGCTCACCCCGACCGGCATGGCGTCGATGGACCATAGTCAGATGGGCCACGGCATGGCCGGCATGGACCATGGCCGGATGATGAAGCACGACGACCCCAACAGCGTGCTGGTCGAGCCGGGCAAGAGCGCCGAGCTGACCTGGACCTTCGCCAAAGCCACCCGGCTGGAGTTCGCCTGCAACATCCCCGGCCACTACCAGGCCGGGATGGTCGGTCAACTGACCGTGCAGCCCTGA
- the queF gene encoding NADPH-dependent 7-cyano-7-deazaguanine reductase QueF (Catalyzes the NADPH-dependent reduction of 7-cyano-7-deazaguanine (preQ0) to 7-aminomethyl-7-deazaguanine (preQ1) in queuosine biosynthesis), with protein MQHPAEHSPLGKTSEYVSSYTPSLLFPISRTAKWAELGLSAETLPYRGVDIWNCYELSWLTPAGKPVVAIGEFSIPADSPNIIESKSFKLYLNSLNQSAFDSREALRAVLQKDLSAAAGAPVGVRLRSLDEVAEEGIGRLPGRCIDELDIAVDGYEQPRPELLRCDAGRIVEEQLYSHLLKSNCPVTGQPDWGTLVVDYRGPALDPASLLAYLVSFRQHQDFHEQCVERIFLDLQRLLQPQALSVYARYVRRGGLDINPYRSLAEVAPDNRRLVRQ; from the coding sequence ATGCAGCATCCCGCCGAACATTCGCCGCTGGGCAAGACCAGCGAATACGTCTCCAGCTACACGCCGTCGCTGCTGTTTCCCATTTCACGCACGGCGAAATGGGCCGAGCTTGGCCTGAGCGCCGAGACCCTGCCTTATCGCGGCGTGGATATCTGGAACTGCTACGAGCTGTCCTGGCTGACCCCGGCCGGCAAGCCGGTGGTGGCGATCGGCGAGTTCTCGATCCCGGCGGACTCGCCGAACATCATCGAGTCGAAGTCGTTCAAGCTTTACCTCAATTCCCTCAACCAGTCCGCCTTCGATAGTCGCGAGGCGCTTCGCGCGGTATTGCAGAAAGACCTCTCGGCCGCTGCCGGGGCGCCCGTGGGCGTGCGCCTGCGCAGCCTCGACGAGGTTGCCGAGGAGGGCATCGGGCGTCTGCCGGGGCGCTGCATCGACGAGCTGGACATCGCCGTCGACGGCTACGAGCAGCCGCGCCCGGAACTGCTGCGCTGCGACGCCGGGCGGATCGTCGAGGAGCAGCTCTACAGCCACCTGCTCAAGTCCAACTGCCCGGTCACCGGCCAGCCCGACTGGGGCACCCTGGTGGTCGACTACCGGGGCCCGGCGCTGGACCCGGCCAGCCTGCTGGCCTACCTGGTTTCCTTCCGCCAGCACCAGGACTTCCACGAACAGTGCGTCGAACGCATCTTCCTCGACCTGCAGCGCCTGTTGCAGCCGCAGGCGCTCAGCGTCTACGCGCGCTACGTACGCCGTGGCGGCCTGGATATCAATCCCTACCGCAGCCTGGCGGAGGTCGCACCGGACAACCGACGCCTGGTGCGCCAGTAA
- a CDS encoding DUF4404 family protein: MPKESLLRELSALREQLEQQPPLNEEQRAELELLIRDIELKLANEDALNEGSLVDGVNLAVERFEVSHPTLAGTLRSIVQSLANMGI; encoded by the coding sequence ATGCCGAAAGAGAGTCTGCTGCGCGAACTGTCCGCCCTGCGCGAGCAACTGGAGCAACAACCGCCGCTGAACGAAGAGCAGCGCGCCGAACTGGAACTCCTGATCAGGGACATCGAACTGAAACTGGCCAACGAGGACGCCCTCAACGAAGGCAGCCTGGTCGATGGGGTCAACCTCGCCGTCGAGCGCTTCGAGGTCAGCCACCCGACCCTCGCCGGCACGCTCCGCTCCATCGTGCAGAGCCTGGCCAACATGGGTATCTGA
- a CDS encoding phosphonate degradation HD-domain oxygenase, producing MSRARHRFLDELAERFASHGAEPYGEAVSQAEHALQCATLAERAGCSDSLVVAALLHDIGHLYEDPAQIDEEDLRHEEFGARLLRELFPESVWQPVRLHVSAKRFLCAVDPSYHASLSPASRHSLVLQGGPFDERAAAAYIKAPYAQDGLTLRRLDDLAKDPAMRTPELTHFFPLLERLLRIDPDRAHLRPTG from the coding sequence ATGAGCCGCGCCCGTCACCGCTTTCTCGACGAACTGGCCGAACGCTTCGCCAGCCATGGCGCCGAGCCCTATGGCGAGGCAGTCAGCCAGGCCGAGCACGCGCTGCAGTGTGCGACCCTGGCCGAGCGCGCCGGCTGCTCGGACAGCCTTGTAGTCGCCGCCCTGCTGCACGATATCGGCCACCTCTATGAAGACCCGGCGCAGATCGACGAGGAGGACCTGCGCCACGAGGAATTCGGCGCACGCCTGCTACGCGAGCTGTTCCCCGAGTCGGTCTGGCAGCCGGTGCGCCTGCACGTATCGGCCAAGCGCTTCCTCTGCGCGGTGGACCCGAGCTACCACGCCAGCCTGTCGCCGGCCTCCCGGCACAGCCTGGTGCTGCAAGGCGGGCCGTTCGACGAGCGTGCCGCCGCGGCCTACATCAAGGCGCCCTATGCCCAGGACGGCCTGACCCTGCGCCGCCTCGACGACCTGGCCAAGGACCCGGCCATGCGCACCCCCGAACTGACGCACTTCTTCCCGCTGCTGGAACGCCTGCTGCGGATTGATCCGGATCGCGCACATCTGCGCCCGACAGGTTAA
- a CDS encoding HAD family hydrolase: MPSSDQLPRFTALLFGLSGGLVDFGARTLSLALLRSHPHSPAEHLRDASLLPFAEAQSFLLRRKPNKSERQRLEQALDEAAGEQAEAIAGAVALLESLDEQRIPYAWQDELPESVCQRLAAPLGRADALIPLAGARPWPAPDGCWQALARLGIERLDGCVLVSAQPRQLQAGLNAGLWTIGLAASGPSCGLSPADWDALGHTERDRLRADATLELYRLGVHSVIDHLGELQPCLHDLAVRRLKGEKP, translated from the coding sequence ATGCCCAGCTCCGACCAACTCCCGCGCTTCACCGCCCTGCTCTTCGGACTCTCCGGCGGCCTGGTGGATTTCGGCGCCCGGACCCTGTCCCTGGCGCTGCTGCGCAGCCATCCGCATAGCCCTGCCGAACACCTCCGCGACGCCAGTCTGCTGCCCTTCGCCGAGGCACAAAGCTTCCTGTTGCGGCGCAAACCGAACAAGAGCGAGCGCCAGCGCCTGGAGCAAGCCCTCGACGAAGCCGCCGGGGAACAGGCCGAAGCCATCGCCGGTGCCGTGGCCCTGTTGGAGAGCCTGGACGAACAACGGATTCCCTACGCCTGGCAGGACGAGCTACCGGAATCGGTCTGCCAGCGCCTTGCCGCGCCGCTCGGCCGAGCGGACGCCCTGATTCCCCTCGCCGGCGCGCGCCCCTGGCCGGCCCCCGATGGCTGCTGGCAGGCCCTCGCCCGGCTGGGCATCGAGCGCCTCGACGGCTGCGTGCTGGTCAGCGCCCAACCGCGTCAACTCCAGGCCGGACTCAATGCCGGGCTATGGACCATCGGCCTGGCCGCCAGCGGGCCGTCGTGCGGCCTCTCGCCGGCCGACTGGGACGCTCTCGGACACACCGAGCGCGACCGCTTGCGCGCCGACGCCACCCTGGAACTGTACCGCCTGGGCGTGCATTCCGTGATCGATCACCTGGGCGAGCTGCAACCCTGCCTGCACGACCTCGCCGTCCGCCGCCTGAAAGGAGAAAAACCATGA
- a CDS encoding UTRA domain-containing protein, with amino-acid sequence MPVDQSRQYLRIRDQLAADIAQGVLQVKLPSERELAERFLCTRITLREALQQLETEGLVYRENRRGWFVAPPRIRYNPTRTTGFMEYVSAQGRQPRTETLHAERRAAGAWLAKRMGLEDSAPVYFLQRRRWVDERPVLIELIALDAGWCPGLLDHDLDTSLMSLLRERFGLQPTRCQLAMHPTALNAAQAEPLQLAPGSPALYLERLSYAEGQRVVEFDQEFWRPDALEIVLDAAYPGA; translated from the coding sequence ATGCCGGTCGATCAATCTCGTCAGTACCTGCGCATCCGCGACCAGCTCGCCGCGGATATCGCCCAGGGTGTGCTGCAAGTGAAACTTCCCTCCGAGCGGGAGTTGGCCGAGCGCTTCCTGTGTACCCGCATCACCCTTCGCGAAGCCCTGCAGCAATTGGAAACCGAAGGCCTGGTCTATCGCGAGAACCGCCGCGGCTGGTTCGTCGCGCCGCCGCGGATCCGCTACAACCCGACCCGTACCACCGGCTTCATGGAATACGTCAGCGCCCAGGGACGCCAGCCGCGTACCGAGACGCTGCACGCCGAGCGGCGTGCAGCCGGCGCCTGGCTGGCCAAGCGGATGGGGCTGGAGGACAGCGCGCCGGTGTATTTCCTGCAACGGCGCCGCTGGGTGGACGAGCGTCCGGTGCTGATCGAACTGATCGCCCTGGATGCCGGGTGGTGCCCAGGCCTGCTGGACCACGACCTCGATACTTCGCTGATGAGCCTGCTGCGCGAGCGTTTCGGCCTGCAGCCGACGCGCTGCCAACTGGCGATGCACCCGACCGCGCTGAACGCGGCCCAGGCCGAGCCGCTGCAACTGGCGCCGGGTTCGCCGGCGCTGTACCTGGAGCGACTGAGTTACGCGGAGGGGCAGAGGGTGGTCGAGTTCGACCAGGAGTTCTGGCGCCCGGACGCTCTGGAGATCGTGCTCGACGCGGCCTATCCGGGCGCCTGA
- a CDS encoding acyl-CoA thioesterase: MADRQLLHTAHIPVRWGDMDSYGHVNNTLYFQYLEEARVAWFETLGIDLEGAAEGPVVLQSLHTYLKPVVHPATVVVELYAGRLGTSSLVLEHRLHTLEDPQGTYGEGHCKLVWVRHAENRSTPVPDSIRAAIA, from the coding sequence ATGGCTGACAGACAATTGCTACACACGGCCCATATCCCGGTGCGCTGGGGCGACATGGACAGCTACGGGCACGTCAACAACACCCTCTATTTCCAGTACCTGGAAGAGGCCCGGGTGGCCTGGTTCGAAACCCTCGGCATCGACCTGGAAGGCGCTGCCGAGGGGCCGGTCGTGCTGCAAAGCCTGCACACCTACCTGAAGCCGGTGGTGCATCCGGCCACCGTGGTGGTGGAACTGTACGCCGGCAGGCTGGGCACCAGCAGCCTGGTACTGGAACATCGCCTGCACACCCTGGAAGATCCGCAAGGCACCTATGGCGAAGGCCACTGCAAGCTGGTCTGGGTGCGCCACGCGGAAAACCGTTCGACGCCCGTGCCGGACAGCATACGCGCCGCGATCGCCTGA
- the pilZ gene encoding cyclic di-GMP-binding protein PilZ, translated as MQPIEHNYSEKRDFIRMKLDTPVTIRCEGRESVALCRDLSASGLLLEAQSELAPGDHLRVSIPSTHETLTGLELEARVVRCERLGPGRHSLGLSIVAIH; from the coding sequence ATGCAGCCCATCGAGCACAACTACAGCGAGAAGCGCGACTTCATCCGCATGAAGCTCGACACCCCGGTCACCATCCGCTGCGAAGGCCGCGAGTCGGTGGCCCTGTGCCGGGACCTGTCCGCCAGCGGGCTGCTGCTGGAAGCGCAAAGCGAGCTGGCTCCGGGCGACCACCTGCGGGTGAGCATCCCGTCCACCCACGAGACGCTCACCGGCCTGGAACTGGAAGCCCGCGTGGTGCGCTGCGAACGCCTCGGCCCGGGTCGGCATAGCCTGGGGCTGAGCATCGTCGCGATCCACTGA
- the rssB gene encoding two-component system response regulator RssB, translating into MHKVSATLLIIDDDEVVRESLAAYLEDSNFKVLQALNGLQGLQIFESEQPDLVICDLRMPQIDGLELIRRIRQTASETPIIVLSGAGVMSDAVEALRLGAADYLIKPLEDLAVLEHSVRRALDRAYLRVENQRYRDKLEAANRELQASLNLLQEDQNAGRQVQMNMLPVTPWSIEGLEFSHRIIPSLYLSGDFVDYFRVDERRVAFYLADVSGHGASSAFVTVLLKFMTTRLLYESRRNGTLPEFKPSEVLAHINRGLINTKLGKHVTMLGGVIDLEKNSLTYSIGGHLPLPVLFVEGQASYLEGRGLPVGLFDDATYDDRVMELPPSFSLSLFSDGILDVLPGATLKEKEASLPEQVAAAGGTLDGLRQVFGLANLAEMPDDIALLVLSRNLA; encoded by the coding sequence ATGCATAAAGTCAGTGCCACGCTGCTGATCATCGATGACGACGAGGTGGTGCGCGAAAGCCTCGCCGCCTACTTGGAAGACAGCAACTTCAAGGTGTTGCAGGCCCTCAACGGTCTGCAGGGCCTGCAGATCTTCGAAAGCGAACAGCCGGACCTGGTCATTTGCGATTTGCGCATGCCGCAGATCGACGGCCTCGAACTGATCCGCCGCATCCGCCAGACCGCTTCGGAAACGCCGATCATCGTACTTTCCGGAGCCGGCGTGATGAGCGATGCGGTGGAAGCCTTGCGCCTGGGCGCCGCCGACTACCTGATCAAGCCCCTGGAAGACCTCGCGGTGCTCGAGCATTCGGTGCGCCGGGCCCTGGATCGCGCCTACCTGCGGGTCGAGAACCAGCGCTACCGCGACAAGCTGGAAGCCGCCAACCGCGAATTGCAGGCCAGCCTGAACCTGCTCCAGGAAGACCAGAACGCCGGCCGCCAGGTGCAGATGAACATGCTTCCGGTGACGCCGTGGAGCATCGAGGGGCTGGAGTTTTCCCACCGGATCATTCCGTCGCTGTATCTCTCCGGCGACTTCGTCGACTACTTCCGGGTCGACGAGCGACGCGTGGCGTTCTACCTGGCCGACGTTTCCGGCCATGGCGCTTCCTCGGCCTTCGTCACGGTGCTGCTGAAGTTCATGACCACGCGCCTGCTCTATGAGTCGAGGCGCAACGGCACGCTCCCGGAGTTCAAGCCGTCCGAGGTGCTGGCGCACATCAACCGCGGCCTGATCAACACCAAGTTGGGCAAGCACGTGACCATGCTCGGCGGGGTCATCGACCTGGAGAAGAACAGCCTGACCTACAGCATCGGCGGCCACCTGCCGCTTCCTGTGTTGTTCGTCGAAGGGCAGGCGAGCTACCTGGAGGGCCGTGGCCTGCCGGTGGGCCTGTTCGACGATGCGACCTATGACGACCGGGTCATGGAGTTGCCGCCTTCCTTCAGCCTGTCGCTGTTTTCCGATGGCATCCTCGATGTGCTGCCAGGAGCTACGCTGAAGGAGAAAGAGGCTTCGCTACCGGAACAGGTGGCAGCCGCCGGAGGCACCCTCGACGGGCTGCGCCAGGTCTTCGGGCTGGCCAACCTGGCGGAGATGCCGGATGATATCGCCTTGCTGGTGTTGAGCAGGAACCTTGCATGA
- the rssC gene encoding anti-sigma factor antagonist RssC yields the protein MSTGKIQFAEQNGSFVLKFVGEVRLTLCSALDSTIEKIFAALNFSAIIIDLTETQSIDSTTLGLLAKLSILSRQKIGLLPTLVTTNPDITRLLQSMGFDQVFNIVDRPIPCPECLSDLPPQDQSEDVVRDKVLEAHRILMGLNESNREAFHDLVSALERH from the coding sequence ATGAGTACCGGTAAAATCCAGTTTGCCGAACAGAACGGCTCCTTCGTTCTGAAATTCGTCGGTGAGGTCCGCCTCACCCTGTGCTCGGCCCTGGATTCCACCATCGAGAAGATCTTCGCTGCGCTGAATTTTTCGGCGATCATCATCGATCTTACGGAAACCCAGAGCATCGATAGCACCACGCTCGGCCTGCTGGCCAAGCTGTCCATCCTGTCGCGGCAGAAAATCGGCCTGTTGCCCACGCTGGTGACCACCAATCCGGACATTACCCGTCTGTTGCAGTCGATGGGCTTCGATCAGGTGTTCAATATCGTCGATCGTCCGATTCCGTGCCCGGAATGCCTGTCCGACCTGCCGCCGCAGGACCAGTCGGAAGATGTGGTGCGCGACAAGGTCCTGGAGGCGCACCGCATCCTGATGGGCCTCAACGAATCCAACCGCGAAGCCTTCCACGACCTGGTCAGCGCCCTGGAGCGCCATTAA
- the tal gene encoding transaldolase, giving the protein MTSKLEQLKQYTTVVADTGDFDAIARLKPVDATTNPSLLLKAAALPRYAEHLRQATAGSGGDAGLACDRFAVAVGKDILGVIPGRISTEVDARLSFDSEATLARAHRLIELYDEQGIDRERVLIKIASTWEGIRAAEILEREGIQTNLTLLFSFAQAVACADAGVFLISPFVGRIYDWYKKSENRDYAGAEDPGVQSVSRIYRYYKANGYKTVVMGASFRNLGQIEQLAGCDRLTISPDLLQQLADAQGELPRLLLPGEGEPRQVLDESAFRWQMNEDAMATEKLAEGIRLFARDQEKLEYQLATRH; this is encoded by the coding sequence ATGACTTCGAAGCTGGAACAACTCAAGCAATACACCACGGTGGTCGCCGACACCGGCGACTTCGATGCCATTGCCCGCCTGAAGCCGGTGGACGCCACCACCAACCCGTCGCTGCTGCTCAAGGCCGCCGCCCTGCCGCGCTACGCCGAGCACCTTCGACAGGCTACCGCGGGTAGCGGCGGCGACGCCGGACTGGCTTGCGACCGCTTCGCCGTGGCAGTCGGCAAGGACATCCTCGGAGTCATTCCCGGACGTATTTCCACCGAAGTCGACGCGCGCCTGTCGTTCGACAGCGAGGCCACCCTCGCCCGCGCCCACCGCCTGATCGAGCTGTACGACGAACAAGGCATCGACCGCGAGCGGGTGCTGATCAAGATCGCCTCCACCTGGGAAGGAATCCGCGCCGCCGAGATTCTGGAACGCGAGGGCATCCAGACCAACCTGACCCTGCTGTTCTCCTTCGCCCAGGCGGTGGCCTGCGCCGACGCCGGGGTGTTCCTCATCTCTCCGTTCGTCGGGCGCATCTACGACTGGTACAAGAAGAGCGAGAACCGCGACTACGCCGGCGCCGAGGATCCCGGCGTGCAGTCGGTCTCGCGCATCTATCGCTACTACAAGGCCAACGGCTACAAGACGGTGGTGATGGGCGCCAGCTTCCGCAATCTCGGCCAGATCGAGCAACTGGCCGGCTGCGACCGCCTGACCATCAGTCCCGACCTGCTGCAACAACTGGCTGACGCCCAGGGCGAGCTGCCGCGCCTGCTGCTGCCGGGCGAAGGCGAGCCGCGCCAGGTGCTCGACGAGAGCGCTTTCCGTTGGCAGATGAACGAGGACGCCATGGCCACCGAAAAGCTGGCCGAAGGCATCCGCCTGTTCGCACGCGACCAGGAAAAGCTCGAATACCAGTTGGCGACCCGCCACTGA
- the dusA gene encoding tRNA dihydrouridine(20/20a) synthase DusA has product MRPEPTNAPAALSRRFSVAPMMDWTDRHCRFFLRQLSRHTLLYTEMVTTGALLNGDRQRFLRYDECEHPLALQLGGSVPAELAACARLAEEAGYDEVNLNVGCPSDRVQHNMIGACLMGHPALVADCVKAMLDAVEIAVTVKHRIGINGRDSYAELCDFVGQVREAGCRSFTVHARIAILEGLSPKENREVPPLRYEVAAQLKKDFPDLEIVLNGGIKTLEACREHLQTFDGVMLGREAYHNPYLLAAVDSQLFGSEAPPLSRSEALLRLRPYIERHQAEGGAMHHVTRHILGLAQGFPGSRRFRQLLSVDVHKAADPLRVFDQALELLAGR; this is encoded by the coding sequence ATGCGCCCAGAACCGACCAACGCCCCCGCCGCCCTCTCACGCCGCTTCTCCGTTGCGCCGATGATGGACTGGACCGATCGCCACTGCCGCTTCTTCCTGCGCCAGTTGTCCCGTCACACCTTGCTCTACACCGAGATGGTCACCACCGGCGCGTTGCTGAACGGCGATCGCCAGCGCTTCCTCCGCTACGACGAATGCGAGCACCCACTGGCGCTGCAACTGGGCGGCAGTGTGCCGGCGGAATTGGCGGCCTGCGCGCGGCTGGCGGAAGAGGCCGGCTACGACGAGGTCAACCTCAACGTCGGTTGCCCCAGCGACCGGGTCCAGCACAACATGATCGGCGCCTGCCTGATGGGGCATCCGGCGCTGGTGGCGGACTGCGTGAAGGCGATGCTGGATGCGGTGGAGATAGCGGTGACGGTGAAGCACCGCATCGGTATCAACGGGCGCGACAGCTATGCCGAGCTCTGCGATTTCGTCGGCCAGGTGCGCGAGGCCGGCTGCCGGAGCTTCACCGTGCATGCACGGATCGCCATCCTCGAAGGGCTCTCGCCCAAGGAGAACCGCGAGGTGCCGCCGCTGCGCTACGAGGTCGCGGCGCAATTGAAGAAGGACTTCCCGGACCTGGAGATCGTCCTCAACGGCGGCATCAAGACCCTAGAGGCCTGCCGCGAGCACCTGCAGACCTTCGACGGCGTGATGCTCGGTCGCGAGGCCTACCACAACCCCTACCTGCTGGCCGCGGTGGACAGCCAGTTGTTCGGCAGCGAAGCGCCGCCGCTCAGTCGCAGCGAGGCCTTGCTCCGTCTGCGTCCGTACATCGAGCGACACCAGGCCGAAGGCGGCGCGATGCATCACGTGACCCGCCATATCCTCGGCCTGGCCCAGGGCTTCCCCGGCTCCCGGCGATTCCGCCAGTTGCTCTCGGTGGACGTGCACAAGGCCGCCGATCCGCTGCGGGTTTTCGACCAGGCGCTGGAACTTCTGGCGGGGCGATAG